From one Sus scrofa isolate TJ Tabasco breed Duroc chromosome 9, Sscrofa11.1, whole genome shotgun sequence genomic stretch:
- the LOC100524576 gene encoding olfactory receptor 6M1-like → MEVQNQTTVTEFILTAFPALHKLQVFLFAVLLVTYMLTLTGNGVIISLIWADNRLQIPMYFFLSNLSFLDILYTTSVTPKLLACLLEDRKSISFAGCITQTYFFFFLGTVEFILLAVMSFDRYVAICNPLRYTIIMNSRVCLLLVLGCWVGAFLSVLCPTIVVSRLPFCSKEISHFFCDIAPLLQVACIDTHFIEMINFLLSSLVLLTSLVLTTVSYTYIISTILRIPSAQGRQKAFSTCASHITVVSIAYGSNIFMYVRPSQSHSLEFDKVTAVLTTMGTPLLNPFIYSLRNEKVKEVLRDAVNQIMSPWHRKP, encoded by the coding sequence ATGGAGGTGCAGAATCAGACTACAGTGACTGAGTTCATCCTGActgccttccctgccctccaCAAGCTGCAGGTTTTCCTCTTTGCGGTTCTCCTGGTGACTTACATGCTTACTCTAACAGGAAACGGGGTCATCATCTCCCTAATATGGGCTGATAATCGCCTCCAAATcccaatgtacttcttcctcagtaatTTGTCGTTTTTGGACATTTTATACACTACCTCGGTTACCCCAAAACTGCTGGCCTGTCTCCTAGAGGACAGGAAAAGCATATCTTTTGCAGGCTGCATCACCCAAacatacttctttttcttcctggggaCAGTGGAGTTTATCCTGTTGGCAGTGATGTCCtttgaccgctacgtggccatctgcaaccccctGCGCTATACCATCATCATGAACAGCAGGGTCTGCCTCCTGCTGGTCCTGGGCTGCTGGGTGGGGGCCTTCCTGTCCGTGCTCTGCCCTACTATTGTGGTGTCCAGGTTGCCCTTTTGTTCTAAGGAAATTAgtcacttcttctgtgacatcGCCCCTCTCCTACAAGTCGCCTGTATAGACACACATTTTATTGAGATGATAAACTTCCTCTTGTCTTCCCTCGTCCTCCTGACCTCCCTGGTGCTCACCACCGTGTCCTACACCTACATCATTTCCACCATCCTGCGCATCCCCTCCGCCCAGGGACGTCagaaagccttctccacctgtgcttCCCACATCACCGTCGTCTCCATTGCCTATGGGAGCAACATCTTCATGTATGTGAGGCCCAGCCAGAGTCATTCCCTGGAATTCGACAAAGTGACAGCTGTCCTCACCACAATGGGGACCCCTCTTCTGAACCCCTTCATTTATAGTCTAAGGAATGAAAAGGTAAAGGAAGTTTTGAGAGATGCAGTCAACCAAATTATGTCCCCATGGCACAGGAAACCATGA